In Streptomyces ambofaciens ATCC 23877, a single genomic region encodes these proteins:
- a CDS encoding ABC transporter ATP-binding protein, giving the protein MTPPAGSLLSAEQLRKAYGPTLALDGADFSIHPGEVVAVMGPSGSGKSTLLHCLAGIVTPDSGTITYDGRELSAMNDAERSALRRSEFGFVFQFGQLVPELTCVENVALPLRLNGTSRKEAERAALTWMERLEVDDLRKKRPGEVSGGQGQRVAVARSLVTGPRVLFADEPTGALDSLNGERVMELLTDAARLTNAAVVLVTHEARVAAYSDREVVVRDGKSRDMERVV; this is encoded by the coding sequence ATGACTCCCCCCGCGGGTTCGCTGCTCTCGGCCGAGCAGCTGCGCAAGGCCTACGGCCCGACCCTCGCCCTCGACGGCGCCGACTTCTCCATCCACCCCGGCGAGGTCGTCGCCGTGATGGGCCCCTCCGGGTCCGGCAAGTCGACGCTGCTGCACTGCCTCGCCGGAATCGTGACCCCCGACTCGGGGACGATCACGTACGACGGGCGTGAGCTGTCCGCCATGAACGACGCCGAGCGCAGTGCGCTGCGCCGCTCGGAGTTCGGGTTCGTGTTCCAGTTCGGACAGCTCGTGCCGGAGCTGACCTGCGTCGAGAACGTCGCCCTCCCACTGCGCCTGAACGGCACCTCCCGCAAGGAGGCCGAGCGGGCCGCGCTCACCTGGATGGAGCGGCTGGAGGTCGACGACCTGAGGAAGAAGCGGCCCGGTGAGGTATCCGGCGGCCAGGGGCAGCGGGTCGCGGTGGCCCGGTCGCTGGTGACCGGCCCCCGCGTGCTCTTCGCGGACGAGCCGACCGGCGCGCTGGACTCCCTGAACGGCGAGCGGGTGATGGAACTCCTCACGGACGCCGCCCGCCTCACCAACGCCGCCGTCGTGCTGGTCACGCACGAGGCGCGGGTGGCCGCCTACTCCGACCGCGAGGTCGTCGTCCGGGACGGGAAGTCACGGGACATGGAGCGCGTCGTATGA